In Streptococcus respiraculi, one DNA window encodes the following:
- a CDS encoding DUF4430 domain-containing protein encodes MKKWMFSVITVIAGLFLVACQPQTASKTEQTYTATLKVTFPDNKVVEEKVTFEKDDSVMDILEDHHKIEEKDGLVTSIDEVSQNPEKNTYWMYDVNDELAPKGAKEMHVSDGDTIAFYLQTFQ; translated from the coding sequence ATGAAAAAATGGATGTTTAGCGTCATAACCGTCATCGCAGGTCTCTTTTTAGTAGCTTGCCAACCACAAACCGCTTCAAAAACAGAGCAAACCTATACAGCGACTTTGAAAGTTACTTTCCCAGATAATAAAGTTGTTGAGGAAAAGGTGACATTTGAAAAAGATGACTCGGTGATGGATATTCTAGAAGACCACCACAAAATTGAAGAAAAAGATGGTCTAGTGACCTCTATTGATGAGGTCAGCCAGAATCCAGAAAAAAACACCTATTGGATGTATGATGTCAATGACGAATTAGCTCCAAAAGGTGCCAAGGAAATGCATGTCTCAGATGGCGATACGATTGCCTTCTACCTGCAAACTTTCCAGTAA
- a CDS encoding glycoside hydrolase family 25 protein, with product MRKKIHPILVALFFLCFTGIILTTKATLQEQDKDKQEVVQQTGDSTPTKPSYHASAIHITNALDMKPIIDVSGWQRPSDIDYDTLSANISGAIIRVQSGSHTRKDNNASDEKGIDKHYQTHIKEFQARGIPVAVYAYVTGNSVESMKEEAKSFYEASYKFKPTYYWLDVEDKTMEDMNVGVEAFRQELEDLGVKNIGIYIGTYFMAEHNISVDKFTALWIPTYGTNSGYYNAAPETNLDYDLHQYTSVGSLNGFAHHLDLNLITTLKDPNEVYQKLFTNPE from the coding sequence ATGAGAAAGAAAATACATCCTATCCTTGTTGCCTTGTTTTTCCTCTGTTTTACAGGGATTATTCTTACAACAAAAGCAACGCTTCAAGAACAAGACAAAGACAAGCAAGAAGTTGTTCAACAAACAGGTGACAGCACACCGACCAAGCCGAGTTACCATGCCAGCGCCATTCATATCACCAATGCGCTGGACATGAAACCGATTATCGATGTCTCTGGCTGGCAACGTCCATCTGATATTGACTACGATACCCTCTCCGCCAACATATCGGGTGCTATTATTCGTGTACAGAGTGGTTCGCATACCCGAAAGGATAACAACGCATCTGACGAAAAGGGAATTGACAAGCATTATCAGACCCATATCAAAGAATTTCAAGCACGTGGCATTCCCGTCGCCGTCTATGCCTATGTCACTGGAAATAGTGTGGAGTCTATGAAAGAAGAGGCCAAATCCTTCTACGAAGCCTCCTACAAGTTCAAACCGACCTACTACTGGCTCGATGTCGAAGACAAGACCATGGAGGACATGAATGTCGGTGTCGAAGCCTTTCGCCAAGAGTTGGAAGACCTCGGGGTGAAAAATATTGGAATCTACATCGGGACCTACTTCATGGCAGAGCACAATATCTCCGTAGATAAGTTTACAGCTCTTTGGATTCCGACCTATGGCACCAATTCAGGCTACTACAATGCGGCTCCTGAAACCAATTTAGATTACGATTTACACCAGTATACCTCTGTCGGCTCTCTCAACGGATTTGCCCACCATTTGGACCTCAATCTGATTACGACTCTTAAAGATCCAAATGAAGTTTATCAAAAATTGTTTACAAACCCAGAATAA
- the thiT gene encoding energy-coupled thiamine transporter ThiT, with the protein MSKNLNALVEVALFAALAMVLSFIPDFMGWFNPSFGAIPLILISLRRGAKYGLLAGLIWGLLHFALGKVYYLSFSQVLLEYILAFLAMGLAGYLSSQFKQALKEKMQTQALGYAFLAASLAVFVRYLIHYIAGVIFWGSYAPEGMSAYWYSFTVNGTAGGLTLLVVVIVLGILIPTSPRFFLPNR; encoded by the coding sequence ATGTCCAAAAATCTCAATGCCCTCGTCGAAGTTGCTCTCTTTGCAGCACTTGCCATGGTTCTTTCTTTCATCCCCGATTTCATGGGCTGGTTCAATCCGTCCTTCGGTGCCATTCCCTTAATCTTAATTTCCCTGCGCAGAGGTGCGAAATACGGCTTACTAGCTGGTCTAATTTGGGGACTGCTCCACTTTGCTTTAGGCAAGGTCTACTACCTCTCCTTCTCCCAAGTCTTGCTCGAATACATCCTAGCCTTTCTAGCAATGGGACTTGCTGGCTATCTATCCTCCCAATTTAAACAGGCACTAAAAGAAAAAATGCAAACACAAGCACTTGGGTACGCCTTTCTAGCAGCTAGTCTGGCTGTATTCGTCCGTTATCTCATTCACTACATCGCAGGTGTCATCTTCTGGGGGAGCTATGCACCTGAGGGCATGTCTGCCTACTGGTACTCCTTTACCGTCAACGGTACAGCTGGAGGCTTGACCCTCCTTGTCGTTGTCATCGTCCTAGGCATTCTCATTCCGACCAGTCCACGATTTTTCCTGCCCAATAGATAG